One region of Oryza sativa Japonica Group chromosome 5, ASM3414082v1 genomic DNA includes:
- the LOC9270026 gene encoding probable clathrin assembly protein At4g32285, whose product MSIRKALGAVKDQTSIGIAKVSAAIAPELDVAIVRATSHEDAPAEDRHVREVVTLTAHSRPYTAACAASLSRRLSRTRDYVVAAKCLALAHRLVADGDPHFRHELVRPAGRRGEPMLALLAEFRDEAHSASWDHSAFVRAYALYLDHRARFLISLLPAPRTVRFADETGSPPRGSTAATVQEMDTEALLGRALQLRQLLDRVLACRPSGGARQSRVVLATLYPVVKESTQLCSDVAVVLAVLLDRFFDMDYPDCVKVFEAHVSTAKQTDDLLAFYGWCDDVRLARPADFADVKRIDDKLLETLEQFVRERGRAGHSSPPPWQQQQQQTAQSDELDMNGIKALPAPEHHAAEPSRSAPEKVAPEQMAPPPPPPQTGDLVDLREPVVEDEQENKLALALFSGTENGGWVAFPSDDAAEVTSAWQTPAAEAGKAEWELALVETASKLSRQKASMGGGLDPLLLHGMYDQGAVRQQVGAHEAATGSASSVAAPRRAPVLALPAPDGTARTTGGDPFAASMGVPPPAYVQMAEMERKQQLLVQEQQMWAQYRQGGMQGQVAMDRLAAGAMPVQYGMPMASAYGGYY is encoded by the coding sequence ATGTCGATCCGCAAGGCGCTGGGCGCCGTCAAGGACCAGACCTCCATCGGCATCGCCAAGgtctccgccgccatcgcgcCGGAGCTTGACGTCGCCATCGTCCGCGCGACGTCGCACGAGGACGCCCCCGCGGAGGACCGCCATGTCCGCGAGGTGGTCACCCTCACCGCGCACTCCCGCCCCTacaccgccgcctgcgccgcctccctctcgcgCCGCCTCTCCAGGACGCGCGACTACGTCGTCGCCGCCAAGTGCCTCGCGCTCGcccaccgcctcgtcgccgacggcgaccCGCACTTCCGCCACGAGCTCGTCCGCCCCgcgggccgccgcggcgagccgaTGCTCGCGCTCCTCGCCGAGTTCCGCGACGAAGCGCACTCCGCGTCGTGGGACCACTCCGCCTTCGTCCGCGCCTACGCGCTCTACctcgaccaccgcgcccgcttCCTCATAtccctcctccccgcgccgcgCACCGTGCGCTTCGCCGACGAGACGGGATCGCCGCCGcgggggtcgacggcggcgacggtgcaaGAGATGGACACCGAGGCGCTCCTGGGCCGGGCGCTGCAGCTCCGCCAGCTGCTCGACCGCGTCCTCGCGTGCCGCCCATCCGGCGGCGCGAGGCAAAGCCGCGTCGTGCTCGCCACGCTCTACCCGGTGGTCAAGGAGAGCACGCAGCTCTGctccgacgtcgccgtcgtgctcgccgtCCTCCTTGACCGCTTCTTCGACATGGACTACCCCGACTGCGTCAAGGTCTTCGAGGCACACGTCAGCACCGCCAAGCAAACCGACGACCTCCTCGCCTTCTACGGCTGGTGCGACGACGTCCGCCTCGCCCGCCCGGCCGACTTCGCCGACGTCAAGCGCATCGACGACAAGCTCCTCGAGACGCTCGAGCAGTTCGTGCGAGAGCGCGGCAGGGCGGGTCACAGCTCGCCGCCTccatggcagcagcagcagcagcaaactgCCCAGAGCGACGAGCTCGACATGAACGGCATCAAGGCGCTCCCGGCGCCGGAGCATCACGCCGCTGAGCCATCGCGATCGGCGCCGGAGAAAGTTGCACCAGAAcaaatggcgccgccgccgccgccgccgcagactgGCGACCTCGTCGACCTCAGGGAACCCGTGGTGGAAGACGAGCAGGAGAACAAGCTCGCGCTGGCGCTCTTCTCCGGCACGGAGAACGGCGGGTGGGTGGCCTTCCCGTCGGACGACGCGGCCGAGGTGACGTCGGCGTGGcagacgccggcggcggaggccggcaaGGCGGAGTGGGAGCTCGCCCTGGTGGAGACGGCGAGCAAGCTGTCGCGGCAGAAGGCGTCCATGGGCGGCGGGCTGGACCCGCTGCTGCTGCACGGGATGTACGACCAGGGCGCCGTCCGGCAGCAGGTGGGCGCGcacgaggcggcgacggggagcgcgagcagcgtggcggcgccgcgccgcgcgcccgtgcTGGCGCTGCCGGCGCCCGACGGCACGGCGCGAACCACCGGCGGCGACCCGTTCGCAGCGTCGATgggcgtgccgccgccggcgtacgTGCAGATGGCGGAGATGGAGAGGAAGCAGCAGCTGCTGGTGCAGGAGCAGCAGATGTGGGCGCAGTACAGGCAGGGCGGCATGCAGGGtcaggtcgccatggacaggctcgccgccggcgccatgccGGTGCAGTACGGGATGCCCATGGCGTCGGCGTACGGTGGCTACTACTGA